TGCGGAATCGAAAACCGCCGGAAGACATTAATCTAAAGGTAGGGGAGCAGGATTTATTTTTAGAACGTTCGTTGTTCTACGTGAATGGTATCTTGGAGTTGATGAATTCACAGAAGGAGAATTCGAGGTAAGCGTCCCCAGATCTTCTCCTAATTTCAAAGCTGACTATTTCAAAACTCCGTCCATCCATTCTTTATAAGAATAGAGGCTGCTAATCGTCGCGATATACGATTTTGCAGCAGGGTCGAGATCGATTCCGTAGGTAAGAAAACGTCCCACGACCGGCGCGTAAAACGCATCTGCGATTCCGAATTGTTTTCCAAAAAGAAACGGTCCTTTATAAGTAGTGAGACATTCTTTCCAGATGGATTCGATTCTTCGAATGTCTTTCCAGGCTTCTTCCGGAAAGGTTCTTCCGTGTAATTTTTCGGCGAGGTTCATCGAAAGATTTTTTCTAAGATCGCTAAAACCCGAATGCATCTCCGCGACGATCGATCTTGCAAAGGCTCTCGCGGCCTTATCTTTCGGCCAAAGATTTTTTTCAGGAAAACTTTCGGCGATGTATTCAACGATGCTTAACGTGTCCCAAACATTGATATCTCCGTCGATGAGAACGGGAACCTTGTTTGCATTTGAGTAGAGTTTGATTTTTTCAAAAAACTCGGGCGTGTTTAGAACGAGTGAAATTTCAGTAAAAGGAACTTTGATTTCTTTTAATAAAATCCAAGGACGCAAAGACCAAGAGGAGAATTTTTTATCGCCGATAACGAGTTGAAGATCTGCCATAAGACCAAACTTCTTCAATTGAAGAATCTTGAAAATTGAAATTCTTCGGTTCTAAGATTCTAAATAAAAACAAAATTACTTTTGTAAAGGATCTTAGTCTTTTACGGGCAGGAAAATTTCCATTCTATTGTCCAGGCGGTTCTCGCTGGTTAAAAATTTACGATCGAGAACATCCGGACCATTGAGTTGGAGCCCCGATTCCGGGAGCCATTTAAGATAGATTTGTTTCCAGGCCTCGATCGCCGGCTCCGGACCGTTTCCGAAAACTTCAAAAACGACGTATCTCGCGGGTGGAATATTCAAAAGTTGAAATGGAGAATGTTTTGATTCGGAGTTTTTTTGTTTTGAGTCCTGGATTGAATCGTTTGAAGAATTTTTCATCACGTCGCATCCGATTAAAAACGGAAATTCGTAATTCTCTTCCCAATCCGAATATATTCCAAAAATAGAATATTCGTCTTTTCTGTTTTGAATCGAATTCCAGATTTTTTCGGAAACAAAACGATCCCAGGCGTTTGTGATATCGGTAAAGTTCTGACCGCCTTTCATCGTAGTTTGACCGGGAACGCCGAGTATATTCCATTCCATAACGAGGACGTCTTTGCGGCGAACCTTGGCGACTTCTTCTCGGATTTCCAGAGGTCTTGGAGTAAGTTCGAATTTAGGAAGAAAGGAGAGCGGTCTTCCCGATTTCCTCGCTTCCGAAGGGGTGATCTGATAGAGTTTTCGAAAGGCTCTCAAAAAGGATTCGGGGGATTCGTATCCGTGATCCAAAGCGATATCCAGAATATTCTTTTTCGAAAACAAGATTTCTTTTCCAGCTTCGGAAAGACGACGTTGACGAATGTATTCTTTTACCGAATAGCCGGTAACAAATCGAAACAATCTTTGAAAATACCAATGAGATACAAAGACAGATTCAGAAACCTTTTCCAAAGTCAGATTGGAAGCGAGATTTTTTTCTATAAAATCCAGAGAACTTCTGACTACGGACTCGGCTTCGTATGCCATAAGCGTTTAGTATTTTAGAGGAAGCGATAAAGAAGCCAAAACGGTTTCAACCGGGATCTCTGAAACAGAATGATCTAAAATATTAGATATTTGGAATGTTCCTGAATGTTTTCGCGCCACAAAGTCGACGATCGTCAAACCGAGTCCAGAGAAAAAAGTTTCCAGAGGAAGGCTCTCGTAGATAAAACCGGTCAGACGATAGAAGGGCTGTTTTACCAAAATTTCCTTATCTCTAGGAACCCCTGGAATCGATTTCAGATCGAATTCGTTTTTGAAAAAGAGGTTTAACATTCCGTTTTGAATTTTATCGTAGATAAGAATTTTCGTATCTTTACGCGAATACTTGACCGCGTTTACGATCAATTCTTCTAAAATCAATTGAATCGAAGTTTTATCCACTTCGATTTGGATTGTATTGGAATGTAAGGATTTATGAAACGAAATTTCTAAGGACTTTTCAGTTAAAAAGTTATCCATCTTTTGATTTGCATTTTCGATCGTATTCCGGATCAAGTCGAAAAGATCGGAAAGGCTTATCGTCTCTCTTTGGTTCGTGATATCTCGATTGAGAATGCTCATACTTTTTTCCAAACACTTGAGAGTATCGTGGACCGTTTGATTGTTTTGAAAAAGAAGATCGGTAATCTCCTTTGGTAAAATGCAATTTTCTCCTTCGAACGTTGCGGAAGTTTCCAGGATTTCGATCAAGCTTACGATGGCGCCGAAACCTCCTCCGCTCAAAAAAGTTTGTTTGATATTATTGAGGGTTACTTTGCTGATATCGACCGTTTTATCAAGATCTGACAGCCAGGATTGTTTGTATAAAATCCAGTCCAACTGCGCTCTCAGTCTCGTTTCAGTTTCTTCCTGAAAGACTTTCTCTATCGCTTTTTTTTTTGTATATTCTACGATCCGTTTCATACAATGTCCGAAAACTTGAATGTCCACGGGTTTGATCAAATAATCCAAAACTCCCAATTTCATTACTTCGATGATAGTATCCGGTTGGTTGTTTCCGGTTTGAACTAGAATGATCGGGTCTTCTATGAAACTTTTAATTTCCCTAATGAAATCCTGTCCTTTGATAAATGGAGTTTCGAGATCTACGATAAACGCCGCGTAGCGGTTTTTTCGAGCGGCCTCTAAGGCTTGTTTTCCGTTTGGATAACCTTCCGCGGCGATTCCTAAAATTTTGCAGACCTGGAGTAATAGATTTCTGATTTCTTCCGCATCTTCTAAGATAAGAATCGGGTCTCTCAGTGCAATCGGTTGTTCCGGAGAGAATTGTTTGATTTGATTTTGGCGAATGTCGATTGTGTTTATCATTTGTCTATTACCTAACTAACTAAAGTCACTGATTTTTATCAATACCCGCGCGCGGTTTCTTACAACGGATAGAATTGACGGAAGAGAAATATACTTTCATACTAAGGTAGTATTTAAACTGAAATTCTCACTCTTGATCAAAGCAACACCCACGCTACTCAAGGGATATGGAGGGAATGTATGTCAATCGTGGAAAATCAGAACCAAATCAAGAGCGAAGATTTGTCATCAATCTTAACTTCTTATTTCTATCAGTATCCGCACGCGATGTTTATCACAGACAGAGAGGGAAAGATAGAATTTACCAATCCCGTATTTGAAAGACTGTCCGGATATCAACGAAACGAATTGATCGGCAAGAATCCTAGATTCTTTCAATCAGGGAATCACGATTCTGAATTTTATGAAAATTTCTGGAGAACGATTCTGGCCGGAAAAGAATACGAAGGGAATTTTTTAAATAAAAACGGAATGGGAGAAACAATTTCTTGGAAGGAAAGAATCACCCCACTCCGGGATGAAAAAGGCAATATCTCGAATTTTCTTTGTAAGGTGGATCTTCCACAAGATAAACTCGCTTCCGTCACCGTTAATCCATCTTCGGATTCGGGAGTTTCTTCCACAAAGATCAAAGAATCCCTTTTTCCAAAACTTCAAAAAGAATACGGCCTTACTTATCAAGAAGCGAAAATCTGCGAACTTCTCGTAGCCGGACAAACTAGAGAAAGTCTGGTGAAACAGCTCGGCGTTCACTCCGGAACTTTGAAGAATCATCTAAAAGCGATCTACCGAAAAACGATCGAAAGAGATCTCGCAGAGCCCGGGCAGGGAAGAGATAAACTACAAAGATTAACCGTATTTTTGATTCGTCTTTGTTGATCTAAAAGCTTTCGAATCGCTATTCACATTAGAATAAAACGTTCTTCTATATCGCTTAGAAGAGCGTTTCCTATTTTTTAACTCCTATTATTACTTTAGGGCTTAGACAAAAATCAAATCGTGTTGTATGATTTGAATTCAACTTTCTTAATTTGTTTCATCCCCTCATTCAAAACAATCTCAAAAAGCGTAATATTTCAGTGAAGGAAAAATTGGATCTTAAGTCGGCGGCTTTCTCTTTTCTCGAGAATAGCTCGATGCTCGTTTGTTTCGCCTCCGAAAAGGGAGAGGTGCTCTACTTAAATCAATCGGGATTGAATATGCTCGGCCTTTCCGGAGAAGAGGCGGTGAAAAAAACGATTTTGGATCTGCATCCGAAAAGGTATCGGGAAAAAATACTTTCGGAAGTTCTTCCGTTTGCCTTTGAAAAGGGAGAATGGAACGGAGATCTTTTGCTTTCTTCGCCTAACGGGAGTATATTGGTCCAAGAGACGATTCGTATCGAAAAAGCCGAAGACGGAGAAATCGAATCCATCGTTTTGATCGCCGAAGACGTTCTAAAGGCGCAAGCCAATTCTAAAAGTTATAGATCCGGAGAGATTCTTTATTCCACTCTTTTATCCGCAGTAGAAGAAGGGATTTTATTCGTGGATAGCACCGGAACGATCCTGAGAACCAATCAGAGTTTGGAAAAAATGCTCGGGGTAAAAACGGAATCCATCGTCGGTCACTCCTATCATAGTTCCGCTTGGCGAACGATCTATCCGGACGGACGCGTTACACACATGGAAGAATCTCCGATATACTATACTTTGAGCACGGGGCTCCCGGTTCGAAGAGAAGTTTTAGGATTTGTAAAATCGGATCTGCAAGTTCTTTGGGCGCACGTTACTACGGTTCCCCTATTTGATCCGGAGGCGGATCGAATGATGGGAGTTGTCGTGACGATTTCCGATATCACAAAGGAAAAAGAAAACGAGGATCGATTGAAACAACTGTCCATGGTCGCTTCGCAAACGGGAGACGCCGTTTTGATAACCGATCTGGACGGAAAAATTCTTTTTGTAAATCCCGCCTTTGAAATCGTTACCGGTTATCTTTCCGAGGAAGCGATCGGTCAATTTCCCTCTTTGCTCAAATCGGGAGTTCATTCTCCTGAATTTTATCGGGAGATGTGGGATGTAATTTCCAAGGGAGAAACTTTTCGGGCCACGATCACGAATCGAAAAAAGGAAGGGGCTCTCTTTTATTGCGAACAAACGATCAATCCGTTACGGGACGCAAAGGGAAGAATTCTCTATTACGTTTCTCTCCTTAGAGATGTGACCGAAAAAATGGAATCCTTTGAAAAATTAAGACTGAGCGAGGAGAACTATCGGATTCTTTTCGAAAATTCGATCGAGGGAATTTTTTCAAGCTCCTATGACGGAAAATTCATACAAGTAAATCCGGCGATGAGTAAAATAACGGGATATTCCAAAGAAGAACTGTTGAGTTTGGATCTGCAAAAAGATCTGTATGTCCACGGAGATCAAAGATCATTCTTTTTGAATATGATTCTTCAGAATTCCAAGATAGAAGGAGAGATCGTTCAACTTAAAAAAAAGGACGGTTCCACGATCTACGTCGAAGTCTTTGCCGTGGCCCATTTTGATTCGAACGGAAACATGAAACAGATCGACGGAAGAATGATCGACATCAGTCCCAAAATCGCCGCGGAAGAAGAACGGAACTTTTATGAAAAAAAGCTTAGACAGTCTCAAAAATTGGAGGCGCTCGGCACTCTGATCTCGAGCGTAGCGCATGAGATCAATAACCCGCTCATGTGTATATTAGGATATTCTCAAATTCTAAGTTTGGAAATGACGGATCCCGCGCATATTAAGTTTGCGGGAATCATTACGGAAGAGGCGAAACGTCTGTCTTCGGTTGTGGTCAACCTTCTGGACTTTTCCAGAAAAGAATCTGATAGTTTTAAAAAGTACGATATCGCTCGCGTCGTCGAATCTGCGGTTTCTCTTTTGGACAACGTTTTTGAGAAAAACTACATTCTCGTAGAAACTGAGTTCGAACTAGATCTTCCTCTCGTTGAAATGAGAGAACAGTTGATTCGTCAGGTATTGATCAATCTTCTTGTCAATTCGAAGGACGCGTTGAATACGAAATACCCCGAGAGAAATCTCCATAAGAGAATCATAATACGCCTCGAAGCCTGCGTTTCGGAATCCGAACCTTATGTTAAGTTGACTCTCGAAGATTCGGGACAAGGAATCCCTTCGGAAATTTTAAAACAGATCTACGATCCTTTTTTTACTACCAAAAGAGAACAGGGTGGAACCGGGCTGGGGATTCCGATCAGCCAGGGGATTATCAAAGAACACAACGGTTTTTTTACGATACAATCGGTTTACAAACGTTATACGATTTGCACGATTCTTCTGCCCGTAACTCAAAGATAGATTTGATATCCGTTTGCAGAATCACGGCAATTTGATTTTTATTTTTTGCCCCAGAGATTTTCCAAGTAAGCCTCTCTTCCCGAACCTTTGCGATACGATTTATAGTGATCCGGGTTGGTCTTATAATAATTCTGATGATAACCTTCCGCAGGATAAAAAGAAGTAAAAGAAATGATTTCTACAACGATAGGAGCGTTGAATTTACCGGACTTCTCCAATTCTTTTTTGGATTCTTCGGCGGCTTTCTTTTGTGATTCGTTGTGAAAAAAAATTCCGGTTCGATATTGATTGCCTCTGTCCGCAAACTGACCTCCGTTATCCGTCGGATTGATCTGTCTCCAAAAAACGCGTAAGAGTTCGGAATAACGAATCTTAGAAGGATCGTATTCGATCTGAACCGATTCTCTATGACCAGTTCTTCCGTAACCGACGTCTTCATAAGTAGGATTGACTTCTTTGCCTCCCGCATAACCCGATGTGACTGAGATCACTCCCGGTAAGGATTCGAACGGACCTTCCATACACCAGAAACAACCGCCGGCGAACGTAGCCTTCTCCGTCTTTGGACCCGCGCTCAGAGGAGAAAGGAAAAATCCGAGAAAGAAAACGATAAAAATTTTGGAGTAGAGCATTCTACCCTCCTAAGAACAGAGTTCGTTATTTTGACGGAGCGGTTACAGAGAGAGAACGAAACAAATCCCGTTTTTTTGTTTTTCATTTCGAAAGAGAAAAAATTTCTATGTTTTCTTTTCCAGATTCTAATTCTAAGAGTAAGAATATGAAAATCGCAATCTTAGGAAGTGGAATCGCGGGACTCAGCGCTTGTTGGTATCTGAGTAAAGAACACGAGGTTGTTCTCATGGAACGTCATTCACTTCCCGGAATGGATGCACACGGAACCGATGTGGCTCTCAAGGATAGAATTTTTAGATTCGACGTTCCTTTCAGAGCTTTCAAACAAAACTACTACCCCTGTCTGATCGAGATGTATCGCGAAGCGGGAATCGAATTTCGGCCCGTCGATTATTCTTTTTCGTTAAGCGAAAGAGACGGAACTACATACTTTCAATTTGCGACCTTCGGACTCGGAGGAAATTTTTATCCATTCGTTTCTCCCGTTTGTTTTAAGACCGGGGAATCCAGAAGAATTTTCGGAGACACGATTCGATTTTACAGAGAATCTGCGGACCAGTGGGAATCTCTGAAAGGCGAACAACTTACGATTTCGGGATTCTTACAAAGATTCGGTTATTCAAAAGAATTCGAAGATAAGTATTTGGTTCCCATGTTCGCGACGATCAACACTTGTACACTCAAGAGCGCGAAAAATTATCCTGCAGAGGCGGTGATCAGTTATCACGCTCAGGGTTTGAAATTTCTTAGATTCTTAACCGCGAGTCATGGAACGAGGGACATCACAACTCGTCTTTCCGTGGGCGCAAAAGAAGTACGTTTGAAATCGAATCCGAAAAAGATCGAACTCAACGGTAAAAAAGTTTTTGTGAACTTCGAAGACGGAAGAGAAGAATTTGATCGTGTCGTAGTTGCAACTCCGGCCAACCAAGCGATTGGACTTCTTCCGGACGAGATGAGTCGGGAAAAGGAGCTTCTCGCTTCCTTTCGTTACGAAGAATCTGAAATTCTCATGCACACCGATTCTTCTTTTATGCCCAATAAAAAAAGTCACTGGGCTCCTCTCTGTTTTACTCTTTCTCCCGAAACCGACAAACCGTCTGCGACGATTCGTCTCAACAAGGTTCTTCCCGAGATCGGAAAAGAAGAGATCTTTCAGACTTGGAATCCTTTAGGAGATCCGAAGGCGGGGACCTTGATTTCCCGTTCTCGTTTTGAAAGACCGGTGATCGATCTCAAAAATCAAAAGACCATCGAAGAACTAAAGAGTCTTCAAGAACAATCCGGAAGAAAAGTCTGGTTTTGCGGATCCTATGCAAGATATGGAATCCCTCTTCTCGAAGCGGGTGTTTCCACGTCCTTGGATGTAAAACGCTGGGTCAACGAATCGATGCGCTCTTAGCCGGGCTTTTTCTATTCAAAGCGAAGGGGTTTTGTAGGAGTTCCTACAAAATTGAAGAGGAAAATTCCACTCGCTTAAAGTTGAATTTTGTGATAGAGAAAAGTCGCCGCGAGTTTTTCCCGCCACCGCACCCCTCCACCCAAGTTCAGGGCGGGGCGCGCGACTTTCACGGAAGAGCCGTCGGAGTTCCTACAAAATTGAATAGGAAAATTCCACTTGCTTAAAGTTGAATTTTGTGATAGAGAAAAGTCGCCGCGAGTTTTTCCCGCCACCGCTCCCCTCTACCCAAGATCAGGGCGGGGCGCGCGACTTTCACGGAAGAGCCGTCGGAGTTACGACAAATTTTTCTGAAGATTCAATCCCGATATCGGCTTTTCGGCGGAATAGAGAACGAATTGGAAATACTTTTCCATTCTTTCTCCCCCTAAGAATTTTCCGAAGCTCGCGTATTTGGCCGCGATCCTCTCGGGAATTTCAGTTTGACCGGGTCTCGTTTTTTCTTTTAAGAATTTTGCAAATCCTCTAAAGACGTTTTTTTCTAAGAATGTAAATTCATCGGTTTTAAAACCCACGTCCTTGAGAATTCGAGAAAGAGAATTCGGAGTCACTCGGTTCTTGGAAGGAATTCCGCTGAGCTTGCAGACAAAACTTCGAAACAAAGAATCTAAAATTCCAAAACGCCCGTCTCTGAGAATCAGTTCCACGGAAACCAGACGTCCTTTGGGTTTAAGAACACGAAAGGCTTCCTTACAAAATCGAATTCGGTCCGGAAAAAAATAGGCGCTGTCCAAGCAAAGAATTCGATCAAAACTTTCTTCAGGAAAAGAAGACATCGTATTTTCCAAAGAAGCGCAGATCAATTTGGGTAGAATTTCCTTCTTTTCGTTTAAGAGATTTTTTGCAAATTCAACCTGAACCGGAGAAGGATTGATTCCTGTGAGATGAGAAAATGGGAGTGAGAATTCTTCCTTCCAGACAAAGAACTGATCTCCACAACCGAAGCCGAGATCCAAAACTTCTTGTTCCGGTTTTAAGTCGGCCGTCTTTCCTAAAAGAGAGGCTAACGTTTTGCAAGCGGTCGGGTAGTCTTCCGTGTCTTTCCAAAAACCGAAATTCGCCCAAGAAGAATTCTTAGGATTGAGAAGGAGATGAGTCAGAGTGTTCGGAGCTTCTTCGAGTCCGAAGCGTTTTGCGGAGGTCATCTTAGAAAATTCTTCCCTGAGGGAAATATTCCATAGAATGTCGCAAATTGGCGATTTGAAGCATTATAGGACACGAGGTCTTTGAGGACCGAAAAAGAAACAGGTTGAATTTAGATTTCATTTGATAAAATGCTATACATATATTTAGTCCATCCGATAAGTATTTTAGGACTCCGTTTCTCATCTTGAGTCCGTTTGAAATTCAGTACAATTTCGATTCTTCCCAAGGAAGAAGTTTTCGAAGTTTATAAACTCAGAGAGAATCATGCTGTTATTAACGCTCCTAGATCCGATCCAAGCAAGAAGCAATTTGTTGCTTCGCTGGAAAAAGAAACTCAATCGCAAGAAGGTTTATCCCGTTCTCATATTTCCCGAAGGCTCTCTGAATCTCGAGAGGCTTCATCGACTCGCAAAAATTACTTCCAAGCAAAAGATTTTTTCTTCCAGTCCCGTTTTCTTTTATGCGGAATCCATTTTGAAGGCCGGGTCCTTTCTTCTTTCGGATAGTATTCCTAAGGAAGAAAAAATTCTTCCGATCTTCGTGGACTTCGGTTCTCTTTCTAAGGACAGAGAAGGAAGAGACTTCGAGGAACAGGTTTTACTTCTTCAGGAGAAAATTGGAAGTCGTTTCTCGGCGGTTTGTTTTTTAGAGACTGGGAAAACTCAAGCAGGATTGGAAAGATCGGGGAACAGGAACTGGCTCTTTCACAAGTCTTCTCTCGTTTTAGAGATTTCCGGTTCTAATTTCAAAATTCTAAGGAAGGATTTACCCGAAGAAGAAGGTGAGACCTATCTGGAACCCTGGATTCCTTCGGGTTTGCTTGAGAATCGTCCTTAAGAAATTTATTTACTACTTGGAAGAGAGTAAGATCGAACCGGGAGCTTCGAGAGGAACTTGCATTAAATATTACTCGATTTTAGTATTTTAATTGAAGTTTTTTTTATCCCATTCTTGATAGATAAAAATTTTGCCTTAGGCAATAAACGCAGGGATCTTCTGCATGATCGAGAAACGAATCAACAAATTCGGGGAGAACGGAACCTTCGCGACGAAGACCATCCCCCAAGGAACTCTGCTGTTCAGTTACAGCGAGTGGATCGAGGATGAAGAGTTCGGGTGGAAAGTTCTGACGGTTGAAGAAGCCGAGTCTCTTCCCGATTCTGAGAAGGACATCTTCATGAAGTATGGATACGATGTGGATTTTGGAATCGTCACCGGGCCAACGAGCGGCGAATACGTAATCAACCATTCTAACTTTATGAATCATTCTTGTGATCCCAATATGTGGTATGACGAGGACGACAACATTGTCGCTAAGAGGGAAATTCTCGCCGGAGAAGAACTTACGATTGATTACGCAAATTTCGTAGTGAACTTCGACCAGACCTTCGAGTGCGGTTGCGGATCTGCCAACTGCAGAAAATTTATCCGAAAAGACGATTGGAAGCTTCTGATCAACGAGTATCAGATGCACTTTCCAAAATTCATCCAAAAAGAAATCAAAAAGCTGTACGTTAAAATTCCAGTATAGAACGACTTAAAACGAAAAATCCTATTTTCTGACCTTTAAGATTCGTTCCAGGATTCCTCTGCTGAGAAGTCCTGGAGAATCTTCCGAAATCGCAGTGTTGGTGCTTCTCGCGTTTTCTATCGAATAGAAAACGTCGGGTTCCACTTCCTTTACGATCGCCATTGCCTGGCGGATCTTTTTTCTTTTTAAAACCGTAAAGACGATCTTCACCGGTCCTCTGCTTCCTTGTCCGTCCATCGTAGTGACTCGATAACCCGCTTCGGAAAGTTTGTTCGCGATCGCAGATCCGTTTCGAGGAGAGATGATACGAAGAAGAGAAAAACCGATCGCCAACTTTTCTTCTAAGATCATTCCGATAAAAGTTCCAGTCGCGAAACCTCCGGCATACGCAAGATAGCAGAAGACGTTGTTCAGATTTTTGATGACCTGTGTGATAACTACAACCCAGAGGAGGACTTCTAAAAATCCAAGCGAAGCCGCGATCGCTTTTTTCTCTCGGGTGAGAAGAATGACGCGGATCGTTCCGATTGATACGTCGGCCACTCTGGAAAAAAAGATAAAACAAGGAAGAAGAACGTAATCAAAGATCGGATTACCGGGAGAAGGAAAGCTCAGTTCCATACAAGACAAGGATTGTTTGGTAAATCGAAAACGTCGAGGAGAAATACACGATTCTTAAAGTTCGTTTGGAAAACGCGGATGATTCCTAATCTTCTCAAAGACTCGGAGTTCGATTTAGACAAAATAAAATTCGTAAGAATCTCGTTGGGAACGAGTAGAATTTGTTTTGTAAGATTCAAAGATTCTATGATTTTTAAAAAGACGGCGGTTGATAAACGACTTATAAACGGCTTAGAATTCGGGAATAGATTTAAAAAAATAAAATATCGATTTCGTTTAACGTAGTTCTTTTTTAAATCCTTTTTTAAAATTGGATTTCAATTCTAAAATTCGATTCTAAGATTCCTCTCCATGAATCGATACATTTTTTCCTTGTTTCTTTTGTCTTCCATTCTCTATCAATGCG
This is a stretch of genomic DNA from Leptospira tipperaryensis. It encodes these proteins:
- the msrA gene encoding peptide-methionine (S)-S-oxide reductase MsrA, which produces MLYSKIFIVFFLGFFLSPLSAGPKTEKATFAGGCFWCMEGPFESLPGVISVTSGYAGGKEVNPTYEDVGYGRTGHRESVQIEYDPSKIRYSELLRVFWRQINPTDNGGQFADRGNQYRTGIFFHNESQKKAAEESKKELEKSGKFNAPIVVEIISFTSFYPAEGYHQNYYKTNPDHYKSYRKGSGREAYLENLWGKK
- a CDS encoding ATP-binding response regulator, with protein sequence MINTIDIRQNQIKQFSPEQPIALRDPILILEDAEEIRNLLLQVCKILGIAAEGYPNGKQALEAARKNRYAAFIVDLETPFIKGQDFIREIKSFIEDPIILVQTGNNQPDTIIEVMKLGVLDYLIKPVDIQVFGHCMKRIVEYTKKKAIEKVFQEETETRLRAQLDWILYKQSWLSDLDKTVDISKVTLNNIKQTFLSGGGFGAIVSLIEILETSATFEGENCILPKEITDLLFQNNQTVHDTLKCLEKSMSILNRDITNQRETISLSDLFDLIRNTIENANQKMDNFLTEKSLEISFHKSLHSNTIQIEVDKTSIQLILEELIVNAVKYSRKDTKILIYDKIQNGMLNLFFKNEFDLKSIPGVPRDKEILVKQPFYRLTGFIYESLPLETFFSGLGLTIVDFVARKHSGTFQISNILDHSVSEIPVETVLASLSLPLKY
- a CDS encoding PAS domain-containing sensor histidine kinase; translated protein: MKEKLDLKSAAFSFLENSSMLVCFASEKGEVLYLNQSGLNMLGLSGEEAVKKTILDLHPKRYREKILSEVLPFAFEKGEWNGDLLLSSPNGSILVQETIRIEKAEDGEIESIVLIAEDVLKAQANSKSYRSGEILYSTLLSAVEEGILFVDSTGTILRTNQSLEKMLGVKTESIVGHSYHSSAWRTIYPDGRVTHMEESPIYYTLSTGLPVRREVLGFVKSDLQVLWAHVTTVPLFDPEADRMMGVVVTISDITKEKENEDRLKQLSMVASQTGDAVLITDLDGKILFVNPAFEIVTGYLSEEAIGQFPSLLKSGVHSPEFYREMWDVISKGETFRATITNRKKEGALFYCEQTINPLRDAKGRILYYVSLLRDVTEKMESFEKLRLSEENYRILFENSIEGIFSSSYDGKFIQVNPAMSKITGYSKEELLSLDLQKDLYVHGDQRSFFLNMILQNSKIEGEIVQLKKKDGSTIYVEVFAVAHFDSNGNMKQIDGRMIDISPKIAAEEERNFYEKKLRQSQKLEALGTLISSVAHEINNPLMCILGYSQILSLEMTDPAHIKFAGIITEEAKRLSSVVVNLLDFSRKESDSFKKYDIARVVESAVSLLDNVFEKNYILVETEFELDLPLVEMREQLIRQVLINLLVNSKDALNTKYPERNLHKRIIIRLEACVSESEPYVKLTLEDSGQGIPSEILKQIYDPFFTTKREQGGTGLGIPISQGIIKEHNGFFTIQSVYKRYTICTILLPVTQR
- a CDS encoding class I SAM-dependent methyltransferase, with the translated sequence MTSAKRFGLEEAPNTLTHLLLNPKNSSWANFGFWKDTEDYPTACKTLASLLGKTADLKPEQEVLDLGFGCGDQFFVWKEEFSLPFSHLTGINPSPVQVEFAKNLLNEKKEILPKLICASLENTMSSFPEESFDRILCLDSAYFFPDRIRFCKEAFRVLKPKGRLVSVELILRDGRFGILDSLFRSFVCKLSGIPSKNRVTPNSLSRILKDVGFKTDEFTFLEKNVFRGFAKFLKEKTRPGQTEIPERIAAKYASFGKFLGGERMEKYFQFVLYSAEKPISGLNLQKNLS
- a CDS encoding glutathione S-transferase family protein; the protein is MADLQLVIGDKKFSSWSLRPWILLKEIKVPFTEISLVLNTPEFFEKIKLYSNANKVPVLIDGDINVWDTLSIVEYIAESFPEKNLWPKDKAARAFARSIVAEMHSGFSDLRKNLSMNLAEKLHGRTFPEEAWKDIRRIESIWKECLTTYKGPFLFGKQFGIADAFYAPVVGRFLTYGIDLDPAAKSYIATISSLYSYKEWMDGVLK
- a CDS encoding SET domain-containing protein produces the protein MIEKRINKFGENGTFATKTIPQGTLLFSYSEWIEDEEFGWKVLTVEEAESLPDSEKDIFMKYGYDVDFGIVTGPTSGEYVINHSNFMNHSCDPNMWYDEDDNIVAKREILAGEELTIDYANFVVNFDQTFECGCGSANCRKFIRKDDWKLLINEYQMHFPKFIQKEIKKLYVKIPV
- a CDS encoding AraC family transcriptional regulator; the protein is MAYEAESVVRSSLDFIEKNLASNLTLEKVSESVFVSHWYFQRLFRFVTGYSVKEYIRQRRLSEAGKEILFSKKNILDIALDHGYESPESFLRAFRKLYQITPSEARKSGRPLSFLPKFELTPRPLEIREEVAKVRRKDVLVMEWNILGVPGQTTMKGGQNFTDITNAWDRFVSEKIWNSIQNRKDEYSIFGIYSDWEENYEFPFLIGCDVMKNSSNDSIQDSKQKNSESKHSPFQLLNIPPARYVVFEVFGNGPEPAIEAWKQIYLKWLPESGLQLNGPDVLDRKFLTSENRLDNRMEIFLPVKD
- a CDS encoding PAS domain S-box protein — its product is MSIVENQNQIKSEDLSSILTSYFYQYPHAMFITDREGKIEFTNPVFERLSGYQRNELIGKNPRFFQSGNHDSEFYENFWRTILAGKEYEGNFLNKNGMGETISWKERITPLRDEKGNISNFLCKVDLPQDKLASVTVNPSSDSGVSSTKIKESLFPKLQKEYGLTYQEAKICELLVAGQTRESLVKQLGVHSGTLKNHLKAIYRKTIERDLAEPGQGRDKLQRLTVFLIRLC
- a CDS encoding NAD(P)-binding protein, whose amino-acid sequence is MKIAILGSGIAGLSACWYLSKEHEVVLMERHSLPGMDAHGTDVALKDRIFRFDVPFRAFKQNYYPCLIEMYREAGIEFRPVDYSFSLSERDGTTYFQFATFGLGGNFYPFVSPVCFKTGESRRIFGDTIRFYRESADQWESLKGEQLTISGFLQRFGYSKEFEDKYLVPMFATINTCTLKSAKNYPAEAVISYHAQGLKFLRFLTASHGTRDITTRLSVGAKEVRLKSNPKKIELNGKKVFVNFEDGREEFDRVVVATPANQAIGLLPDEMSREKELLASFRYEESEILMHTDSSFMPNKKSHWAPLCFTLSPETDKPSATIRLNKVLPEIGKEEIFQTWNPLGDPKAGTLISRSRFERPVIDLKNQKTIEELKSLQEQSGRKVWFCGSYARYGIPLLEAGVSTSLDVKRWVNESMRS